A DNA window from Arachis duranensis cultivar V14167 chromosome 3, aradu.V14167.gnm2.J7QH, whole genome shotgun sequence contains the following coding sequences:
- the LOC107479617 gene encoding uncharacterized protein LOC107479617 gives MERALQVQHVPHNQYVEFAAYQLAGEAQPWWQAECHLLQLQMPTFHYTNKFEELCRFSRVCQGVPETYESWKCIKYQRGLKDSIMTAVTPLEIRVFSDLVNKARVMEEYAKTVAASKDTHGGSSSRGRGKYFHLRGQSFKRGGYAPQG, from the exons ATGGAGCGTGCTTTACAGGTGCAGCATGTTCCACACAATCAGTATGTAGAGTTTGCCGCTTATCAGCTAGCGGGAGAGGCCCAGCCCTGGTGGCAAGCTGAGTGTCATTTGCTACAGCTTCAAATGCCAACATTCC ATTACACCAACAAGTTTGAGGAACTCTgtaggttttctagggtatgTCAAGGTGTCCCGGAGACTTACGAGAGCTGGAAGTGCATTAAGTACCAAAGGGGTTTAAAGGATAGCATTATGACTGCTGTGACTCCTTTGGAGATCCGTGTCTTCTCTGACTTAGTGAACAAGGCTAGAGTAATGGAAGAGTATGCCAAAACCGTGGCGGCATCCAAAGACACTCATGGAGGGAGCTCTAGTCGGGGGCGTGGCAAGTATTTTCATCTGAGAGGACAAAGCTTCAAGAGAGGAGGATATGCGCCTCAAGGCTAA